Within the Gossypium raimondii isolate GPD5lz chromosome 12, ASM2569854v1, whole genome shotgun sequence genome, the region TTGAACTGAGGAATGAACAAGTCTAGATGGTGCATTTCAATATcagttaatttattataacaatGTGTAGGCTCTGAAGGAAAAGCTACCACCATATATACCTTAATGCAACATATGTAGCAGTCATAAACCGATGGATAAGCATATTACTCGAGTGCCAGAGATACTGTATTTGATAACAAGGTTTATCGCTCAAGCATGGTTTTTCCATGTGAAACAGCACTATGTAACTTGGAGGATCAAATTAAGTTAGTCATAGGGTCAGGGTTATGTTTGAATTGtcttttttaaatttccttGATAAACTTTATCATCCATCACAAACttgttaaaaaaagtaaaactttttttGATGTTGATTTCCTTGTTGTGGAACAATTGAACAAGGGAAGTTGAAAACATATTTGGTGGTATTAATTAAGAGGGTTATTTGAATACCACAAAGAAATGAACTTGAACAGGAGGCAGCAAAATGCTACTTGGTCTCGGGATAACTTGAATCGCAAGCAACTGTGATGACCGGTAGTTGAACCTCTTGTTCCCTAATCTCTTTGGCTTCTTGTGCAATTTTCAAAGCACAGTTCTGCATCTCTCTGTTCTTGCCCCAAAGAAGAATATACAATCCGAGAATGACAATGATCGAACCCAACAAACTGTTCATTGGAGTGTAGCAGGGAAGAAAATTAGCAGTCGAGCATTCATCAGCTTGCAAGTACATAAGCAAATATACTGATTAATTGGGACATGAGATAGTTAATTACCTCCCAAGATTTAGTTGCTCATGGAGTAAGGGGATGTCAAACATGGCTGCCATTATCTGGACAAGTGGACTAAAGGCTGCTGTGAAGACCGGACCCCTCTTCTTGACACACCATGCCATTCCGACGTACGACAAGCCAGACCCGATCATTCCctgcaaaaacaaaacaatagcATGAAAATCGGGGAATGGAAAGTACTGATTTTGTTTGTAATGTTCTCCATTTTTGGTCAATGGAATCTATTTGGATAGTTTATTCAGGGACTGGAGAGACACTAATGTTATCTGTACTGCAACCAGgaaatacaaaattacaaaaaaaaaaaaaagatgcgTAGAATTGAAGCTTGGATACGTAGAATTGAAGTTGGAATCTATGCCTCTCTTTTTTATACTTTTGGTTGAATGGTAACATGGAAAAAGATGTGGTGAAGAAAGCTAGCCTAACCTACAAGACAGCATATACCTAGGCCAGCCTTTCGTCTACTCCTCGACCCAAAACCCGTGGTTGGGTTAAAACCTCTGTTTCTCGGACTCTTTATTTTACCAAAAGTACTCATGTTCGGCATATATTCAAACACGAGTATGTGGTTAAAACTTACTGAGTTTGGATAGCATAGGTTAAAACTTACTGCATAGAGGACAGTTATGATTTCCACTTTTCCCTTCAGTACCCACATGGAAAGGTCCCTGCTTGTAAACAAGCTTAAGGCAGCCGATTGAATGGCACCAAAGAAAGACATGATTGCAGTGCTGGAGAATTGGCAAGGGTATCTTCTTCCAACAAATGATTGAATGATAAACCAAGAAGACCACAACAGGGTTCCCACTACCAGCGCTAAGCAACCAATAGTCCACCTCTGTGCCCTTCTAGAAGGGCTCAGCTTGACGACATTCGCCACAGTTTGAGCCACAGCGTGTGAGTGTTGGTGTTTGAACAAAGGCCTTCCTTTATAAAGTGTTAGTAGCAAGCCTCCTCCGACACAAATCACCGAACC harbors:
- the LOC105765377 gene encoding WAT1-related protein At3g30340 yields the protein MAELKSCNEWNPFFLMIAIDFSFAVVNILLKKVLDDGMNHLVLITFRLSISTIFLAPIGYFWERNTRPKLTPRILCYLFCSAIVGASLTQYFFLLGIQYTSATFACAFVNMVPVVTFIMALPFRIETVNLKSNSGRAKILGSVICVGGGLLLTLYKGRPLFKHQHSHAVAQTVANVVKLSPSRRAQRWTIGCLALVVGTLLWSSWFIIQSFVGRRYPCQFSSTAIMSFFGAIQSAALSLFTSRDLSMWVLKGKVEIITVLYAGMIGSGLSYVGMAWCVKKRGPVFTAAFSPLVQIMAAMFDIPLLHEQLNLGSLLGSIIVILGLYILLWGKNREMQNCALKIAQEAKEIREQEVQLPVITVACDSSYPETK